A part of Carassius carassius chromosome 4, fCarCar2.1, whole genome shotgun sequence genomic DNA contains:
- the LOC132137430 gene encoding retinoic acid receptor RXR-alpha-B-like isoform X3, whose protein sequence is METKPFFSLDSSGQLSSSPLSSSMGHRCISNHPLRPPLLSPSAMSSSLGQLHSPINGLPSPFPVISSPMGHPSMSGPSSNSMTFRPSLSPQLTSPMNAVSSSEDIKPPLGLNGVMKVPAQPTGTSLSLTKHICAICGDRSSGKHYGVYSCEGCKGFFKRTVRKDLTYTCRENKDCLIDKRQRNRCQYCRYQKCLAMGMRREAVQEERQRAKERSEAEFSSCANEDMPVEKILEAELAVEPKTETYVEANLSAPANSPNDPVTNICQAADKQLFTLVEWAKRIPNFSDLPLDDQVILLRAGWNELLIASFSHRSIAVKDGILLATGLHVHRNSAHTAGVGAIFDRVLTELVSKMRDMQMDKTELGCLRAIVLFNPDSKGLSNPSEVEALRERVYASLEAYCKHKYPDQPGRFAKLLLRLPALRSIGLKCLEHLFFFKLIGDTPIDTFLMEMLEAPHQMT, encoded by the exons ACTCCTCCGGTCAGCTCTCGTCGTCTCCTCTGAGCTCCTCAATGGGTCACCGATGCATCAGTAACCATCCTCTCCGCCCGCCCCTGCTCAGCCCATCCGCCATGAGCTCCAGCCTGGGTCAGCTGCACTCGCCCATCAACGGACTGCCCTCGCCGTTCCCCGTTATCAGCTCGCCCATGGGCCATCCTTCCATGAGCGGCCCGTCCTCCAACAGCATGACCTTCAGACCCAGCCTGAGCCCACAG ctcacttCACCCATGAATGCAGTCAGTAGTTCGGAGGACATTAAACCCCCCCTGGGTCTGAACGGGGTGATGAAAGTCCCAGCACAGCCTACAGGCACATCCCTCTCCCTTACTAAACACATCTGTGCCATTTGCGGAGACCGTTCATCAg GTAAACACTACGGGGTGTACAGCTGTGAGGGCTGTAAGGGTTTCTTCAAGAGAACGGTGAGAAAGGATTTGACGTACACTTGCCGAGAAAACAAGGACTGTTTAATTGACAAACGCCAACGCAACCGCTGCCAGTACTGCCGTTATCAGAAGTGCTTAGCCATGGGAATGAGGAGAGAAG CCGTTCAGGAGGAGCGGCAGCGGGCGAAGGAGCGGAGTGAGGCTGAGTTCAGCAGCTGTGCCAACGAGGACATGCCCGTGGAAAAGATTCTGGAAGCCGAACTGGCAGTGGAACCAAAGACGGAGACCTACGTGGAGGCCAACCTGAGTGCGCCTGCCAATTCT CCTAACGACCCTGTCACAAACATCTGCCAAGCAGCTGACAAACAGCTCTTTACCTTAGTGGAGTGGGCCAAGCGGATACCTAACTTTTCGGATCTCCCACTGGACGATCAAGTCATCCTCCTGCGAGCAG ggtggaATGAACTCCTGATCGCCTCTTTTTCGCATCGTTCCATAGCTGTGAAAGATGGGATATTATTAGCTACAGGCCTTCACGTCCACAGAAACAGCGCACATACTGCCGGGGTGGGAGCCATCTTTGACAG AGTGCTGACAGAGCTTGTGTCAAAGATGAGAGACATGCAAATGGACAAGACTGAACTTGGATGCCTGCGGGCCATTGTACTGTTCAATCCAG ATTCAAAAGGACTGTCTAATCCATCAGAGGTGGAGGCATTAAGGGAAAGAGTGTATGCATCTCTAGAGGCCTACTGTAAACACAAATACCCCGATCAGCCTgggag ATTTGCCAAGCTGTTACTGCGTCTGCCTGCCCTGCGCTCCATCGGTCTGAAGTGTCTTGAACATCTCTTCTTTTTCAAGTTAATCGGAGACACACCCATCGACACTTTCCTAATGGAAATGCTCGAAGCGCCACACCAAATGACATAA